The Lolium perenne isolate Kyuss_39 chromosome 6, Kyuss_2.0, whole genome shotgun sequence genome segment ATTATAAGATATGCATATGGATGAATCCTCATAGAATGAAAGGAGAAATTGTAATTCATCTTTGTATTCGGGTTGTACTATTTTTATTTCAGCAAAAACTTTCGTGCGttttgtagtaaaaactaatttttGTAATTCAGACTATTTTTAGTGTCACACGTTTTTTAGGACATAATACGTTGGTTAATTCTGTTTCAACCCTAAATGCACATGTGCTGCTGATATATTCGGTTAACATTCCGGACAGGTAATAATAGGCCGGTTTGTactaagcccattaacgtggagcatggacgcagggaaggaatactcatggcccatccagcagggttctctagttttcttttgtttttttttcaactcaaatttaactgaaatttaatacTTTATTTTCAcataaattcaaaaaatgaaaaaaccttcacacttcgtcttagaatggatacgagagtgtgtgcaaaaatttctggagcgtttctcgaaggtcgaaaaatccacattcttagaaacggaaccgtttgggttacatcaaaccactttttgtaagctagtcgatttttcgaccttcgaaaaaaattccagttttttttacccaatatgtcacacgtttttgtgaacataatccgttggttaaaactttttttgaattttttgaatttaaccaGGTTTGCTGCAGATTTATTGAAATCAAAACTGAAAAACTTATCAGTTAGGCCGAAAGACATGTAACGCGGTTTGTactaagcccattaacgtggagcatggacgtggggaaggaatactcatggcccatccagcagggttctctagttttcttctgttttttttcaactcgaatttaactgaaatttaatagtTTATTTTCACGGAAATTCAAAAACTGAAAAAACCTTCACACTTCGTCCTAGAATGGATACAagagtgtgtgcaaaaatttatggagcgtttctcgaaggtcgaaaaatcgacattcttagaaacggaaccgtttgggttacatcaaaccactttTTCTAAGATAGtagatttttcgaccttcgaaaaaaaatctagttttttttacccaatatgtcacacgtttttgtgaacataatccgttggttaaaactttttttgaattttttgaatttaaccaGATGTGCTGCAGATTTATTCAAATCAAAACTAAAAAACTTATCAGCTCGGCCGAACGACATGTAACGCGGTTTCTactaagcccattaacgtggAGCATGGACGCGGGAAGGAACACTCATGGCCCATCCATCAGGGTTCtctagttttcttttgttttttttcaactcgaatttaactgaaatttaattgtttattttcacagaaattcaaaaattgaaaaaaccttcacacttcgtcttagaatggatacgagagtgtgtgcaaaaatttctggagcgtttctcgaaggtcgaaaaatccacattcttagaaacggaatcgtttgggttacatcaaaccactttttctaagctagtcgatttttcgaccttcgaaaaaaaatccagttttttttacccaatatgtcacacgtttttgtgaacataatccgttggttaaaactttttttgaattttttgaattttcgaaTTTTTCGAATTTGGCCGTCAGACATGTAACGGGCCAATGTGGGCCGCCAGACCTCTAACTGCATGTTCGCCTCCCGCCCCTATATCCGCCCAATACTGTGGCAGTTCCACCGTTCTGTCCCAACCCCGGCCGTTCGTCTACCGCATCCCAGTGCTCCCTTCCTCCCACGCTGTCCATGGCATCTGCCTCTTCCTCCGTCGTGGCCGGAGACGAGAAGTCCACGACGGAGAAGTACCGCATCCTTGCGCATGGGAGTACATATATCGACATCGTCTACACCAATGAGGCGGCGACTGTTGATAGAATTCTTCGTATGTACGAGGGTTGgctcgacgaggacgaggacaggTTCAAGTTCGTTGGTCTGGATCTCGAGTATGACTCTAGCGGACACAAGTTGGCGGTAATGCAAATCGCCATGAGGGAGCACGTTCTTGTATTCCACTacattaggtacaaggatcatTGAAATTTATGTCCCTACATTGAATTTAAAGCGTCCCTACATTTTCATTACAGTACTTGTTGAATTTATTTGTGCTGCTCTTGACAAAGGTGCAAGGATCATTGTCGCGCCTACTGACTTTTCTCAAGGACAAGCAATACACTTTTACAAGTGTTGATAAAAGAAATGACACAAAAGTTCTTCGTGCGGCCGGTCTTCCTGTTCCAGAAGAGAGACACATTGACATCCAGGACATTTTCAAGATTAATGGTCAACCGCAGGCTGGAATGGCTGATCTTGCAGCAAAGCTCATTGATCCCAAGTTTGCCAACATGAAGAAGGACTTCAAGTACAACCGGCTTCGGAAGGAAGGGCATGGTTTCTGGGAATGCAAGCCACTGTCCTGGATGAACCTCGAGTACGCAGCTATTGACGGCTATCTCAGTTATGAGATATACAACAAGATCTACACGGTGAACGAGGGACAAGCTCACCTCCAGAGATCAGACCACATCTGCCCCAGATGCAAAAATCAGGATGAATCTTCATCAATGAACAAGCGTCAGAAGCAAGCCTGAGAGTGATAAGACTCAAGGGGGCAAGTACTAGTGTGTTTGTGCAGTCTGTAATTATATTTGCGATGTGTCCAAGACATAGTTGTGCTCTATGTTATTTGTGAACAAATTCTCCATATTGTTTTGTAAGTATCATACAGTGATGCGTGCGATTGTAATGGTATTCGCAATGTGTGCAAGACATAAGCTGTGCTCTATGTCATTCGTGAACAAAATTGTCCTAGTTGTGTTGCAAGTATCTAAATTCGACCTTTGACAATCTGACCAATGTTTGTACAACAAATAATACACAAG includes the following:
- the LOC139832411 gene encoding uncharacterized protein yields the protein MASASSSVVAGDEKSTTEKYRILAHGSTYIDIVYTNEAATVDRILRMYEGWLDEDEDRFKFVGLDLEYDSSGHKLAYLLNLFVLLLTKVQGSLSRLLTFLKDKQYTFTSVDKRNDTKVLRAAGLPVPEERHIDIQDIFKINGQPQAGMADLAAKLIDPKFANMKKDFKYNRLRKEGHGFWECKPLSWMNLEYAAIDGYLSYEIYNKIYTVNEGQAHLQRSDHICPRCKNQDESSSMNKRQKQA